A single Leptolyngbya ohadii IS1 DNA region contains:
- a CDS encoding NupC/NupG family nucleoside CNT transporter, with translation MSYLNILSFIGIFVLCGIAWLCSENRNPKYFPWRVVMMGILLQLVLGALVFALPLTRDILNGFSQILDSLFVAADFGARFIFGRNIVPLPNQPSDVNLGYIFAFRALPTVIFFSGLMALLYSVGVIQVITNIFAKIFYNIMRLSGAESLSGAANIFVGIEAAIVVRPFIAKMTRSELCAILACCFGTAASSTLAIYVSFLRPVFPNILGHLVSASIMAIPACFVLSKILVPETEVPLTAGGIPDERTMIALERGSGQPETIADEAIERTSPMDAAIVGALEGVKMAVAIAAVLIVILGLVSLINQFFGFLGNLPDPIGAVFQVVTLQNILGVLFLPLTVLTGVSLEWNELWQSSVIIGRRLFETAIPPYQALAAAAQEGKLDDRALLIVSYALSGFAHIPSVGIFVGGTSALAPSRRKEIAELGWKALFIGTLATLMIACVAGVFDTGSASILGTPTLPAEMAPSPTAAPSPAPSPSP, from the coding sequence ATGAGTTACCTTAATATTCTTTCCTTTATCGGAATTTTTGTCCTTTGTGGAATTGCTTGGCTTTGTTCGGAGAATCGCAATCCCAAGTATTTTCCCTGGCGCGTGGTAATGATGGGTATTCTGTTACAGCTTGTCCTGGGGGCATTGGTGTTTGCGCTGCCGTTGACCCGCGACATTCTGAACGGATTTAGTCAAATTCTTGATAGTTTGTTTGTGGCGGCGGATTTTGGTGCAAGGTTTATCTTTGGTCGCAATATTGTTCCTCTGCCGAATCAGCCTTCGGACGTTAATCTTGGCTATATTTTCGCTTTTCGTGCCCTGCCAACGGTCATCTTTTTCTCTGGTTTGATGGCGTTGTTGTATAGCGTGGGCGTCATTCAAGTCATTACGAATATTTTCGCCAAAATTTTCTATAACATCATGCGCCTGAGTGGGGCAGAATCTCTGAGTGGTGCGGCAAATATTTTTGTGGGGATTGAGGCGGCGATCGTCGTGCGTCCCTTCATTGCCAAAATGACCCGCAGCGAACTCTGTGCGATTCTTGCCTGCTGCTTTGGTACAGCGGCATCCTCGACGCTGGCGATTTATGTGAGCTTCCTGCGTCCCGTGTTTCCGAATATCTTGGGACATCTGGTGTCTGCTTCGATCATGGCGATTCCGGCTTGCTTTGTGCTGTCGAAGATTCTCGTTCCCGAAACGGAAGTACCTTTAACCGCAGGCGGCATTCCCGATGAGCGGACAATGATTGCTCTGGAACGCGGAAGCGGTCAGCCCGAAACTATTGCTGATGAGGCGATCGAACGAACCAGCCCAATGGATGCGGCGATCGTGGGGGCGCTGGAGGGGGTGAAAATGGCGGTGGCGATCGCGGCGGTGCTGATTGTGATTCTGGGATTGGTGTCGCTGATCAACCAGTTCTTTGGTTTTCTGGGCAATTTACCTGATCCGATCGGAGCTGTGTTCCAGGTCGTCACGCTGCAAAATATCCTCGGTGTGCTGTTCCTGCCGCTGACTGTACTGACGGGCGTTTCACTGGAATGGAATGAGCTTTGGCAATCTTCGGTAATTATTGGGCGACGACTGTTTGAAACGGCGATTCCGCCCTACCAGGCACTTGCGGCGGCTGCACAGGAAGGCAAACTGGATGACCGCGCCCTGCTAATTGTCAGCTATGCCCTGTCCGGATTTGCCCATATTCCCTCTGTTGGAATCTTTGTTGGCGGTACGTCTGCCCTGGCTCCCTCTCGGCGTAAGGAAATCGCGGAATTGGGGTGGAAGGCTCTGTTTATCGGGACGCTGGCAACGCTGATGATCGCCTGTGTCGCAGGAGTATTCGATACTGGAAGCGCGAGTATTCTGGGCACACCAACTCTACCCGCTGAAATGGCTCCTTCTCCGACAGCTGCTCCAAGTCCGGCTCCTTCTCCGAGTCCTTAG
- the lepA gene encoding translation elongation factor 4, translated as MTDVPVSRIRNFSIIAHIDHGKSTLADRLLQVTGTVSNREMKEQFLDNMELERERGITIKLQAARMNYTAKDGQEYVLNLIDTPGHVDFSYEVSRSLIACEGALLVVDASQGVEAQTLANVYLALENNLEIIPVLNKIDLPGAEPDRVREEVEEVVGLDCSGAILASAKEGIGIDEILESIVYLVPPPEDTVDKPLRALIFDSYYDAYRGVIVYFRVMDGKVRKGDKVRLMASGKEYQIDELGVLSPNQIQVDELHAGEVGYIAASIKAVTDARVGDTITLANAAASEPLPGYAEAKPMVFCGLFPTDADQYPDLREALEKLRLNDAALSYEPETSSAMGFGFRCGFLGLLHMEIVQERLEREYDLDLITTAPSVIYRVTTIDGEVLYIDNPSLLPDPQYREKIEEPYVQVDMITPEEFVGPLMELSQSRRGEFKDMKYLTKGRTTLIYELPLAEVVTDFFDQMKSRSRGYASMEYQFIGYRENYLVKLDVMINSEKVDPLATIVHRDKAYYVGKALVEKLKELIPRHQFKIPIQAAIGSRVIASEHIPALRKDVLAKCYGGDISRKKKLLQKQAKGKKRLKAIGTVDVPQEAFMAVLKL; from the coding sequence ATGACCGACGTACCTGTTTCTCGCATTCGGAATTTCTCCATCATTGCTCATATCGATCACGGGAAATCCACCCTGGCAGACCGATTGCTTCAGGTGACGGGAACGGTGAGCAATCGGGAGATGAAAGAACAATTTCTCGACAATATGGAACTGGAGCGTGAGCGCGGCATCACGATCAAGCTTCAGGCAGCGCGGATGAACTACACAGCGAAGGACGGTCAGGAGTATGTGTTAAACCTGATCGACACGCCGGGTCACGTAGACTTCTCCTACGAGGTATCGCGATCGCTGATTGCCTGCGAAGGGGCACTGCTGGTCGTGGACGCTTCTCAAGGTGTGGAAGCGCAAACCCTGGCAAACGTCTATTTGGCACTGGAAAACAATCTGGAAATCATTCCGGTGCTGAACAAAATTGACCTGCCGGGAGCCGAACCCGATCGTGTCCGGGAAGAAGTCGAAGAAGTGGTCGGGCTGGACTGTAGCGGCGCGATTCTCGCCTCGGCAAAAGAAGGCATCGGGATCGATGAAATTCTGGAGTCGATCGTCTACTTAGTACCGCCGCCTGAAGATACCGTCGATAAGCCCCTGCGTGCCTTAATTTTTGACAGCTATTACGATGCCTATCGCGGTGTGATCGTCTACTTCCGAGTCATGGACGGCAAGGTGCGGAAGGGCGACAAGGTGCGGCTGATGGCATCCGGCAAGGAATACCAGATCGATGAACTGGGTGTGCTGTCTCCCAACCAGATCCAGGTGGATGAACTCCACGCGGGCGAAGTGGGCTATATTGCCGCCTCGATTAAAGCCGTTACCGATGCGCGGGTAGGCGACACAATTACCCTAGCAAATGCCGCCGCTTCAGAACCGCTCCCAGGCTACGCTGAAGCAAAGCCGATGGTGTTCTGCGGACTGTTCCCCACCGATGCGGATCAGTATCCCGACCTGCGAGAAGCACTGGAAAAACTGCGTCTGAACGATGCTGCCCTCAGCTACGAGCCGGAGACTTCTAGCGCAATGGGCTTTGGCTTCCGCTGCGGCTTCCTAGGTCTGCTCCATATGGAAATTGTGCAGGAGCGACTGGAGCGGGAGTATGACCTGGATCTGATTACCACCGCACCTTCAGTAATCTATCGCGTGACCACGATCGATGGGGAAGTTCTGTATATCGACAACCCCAGCCTACTCCCCGATCCCCAATACCGGGAAAAGATCGAGGAACCCTACGTGCAGGTGGACATGATTACCCCAGAGGAATTCGTGGGTCCGCTGATGGAGCTGAGCCAGAGTCGGCGGGGCGAATTCAAGGACATGAAGTACCTGACGAAGGGCAGAACCACGCTAATTTATGAGCTTCCCCTGGCGGAGGTTGTAACGGATTTCTTTGACCAGATGAAGTCTCGATCGCGCGGCTATGCCAGCATGGAGTACCAGTTTATCGGCTATCGGGAAAACTATCTGGTGAAGCTGGACGTGATGATTAACAGCGAAAAGGTCGATCCCCTGGCAACGATCGTCCATCGCGACAAGGCGTACTACGTCGGCAAGGCACTGGTGGAGAAGCTGAAGGAGCTAATTCCGCGTCACCAGTTTAAGATTCCGATTCAGGCGGCGATCGGTAGCCGAGTCATTGCCAGCGAACATATTCCCGCCCTGCGGAAGGACGTTTTGGCAAAGTGCTACGGTGGCGACATTTCCCGGAAGAAGAAACTCTTGCAGAAGCAGGCAAAGGGTAAGAAACGCCTGAAGGCGATCGGAACGGTGGATGTGCCGCAAGAAGCATTTATGGCAGTGCTGAAGCTTTAG
- the psbA gene encoding photosystem II q(b) protein, protein MTTTLQRRESANLWEQFCNWITSTDNRLYIGWFGVLMIPTLLAAATCYIIAFIAAPPVDIDGIREPVAGSLIYGNNIITGAVVPSSNAIGLHFYPIWEAASLDEWLYNGGPYQLVVFHFLIGVFCYMGREWELSYRLGMRPWICVAYSAPVAAATAVFLIYPIGQGSFSDGMPLGISGTFNFMFVFQAEHNILMHPFHMLGVAGVFGGSLFSAMHGSLVTSSLVRETTETESQNYGYKFGQEEETYNIVAAHGYFGRLIFQYASFNNSRALHFFLGAWPVIGIWFTALGISTMAFNLNGFNFNQSILDSQGRVVNTWADVLNRANLGMEVMHERNAHNFPLDLAAGEAAPVALTAPAING, encoded by the coding sequence ATGACGACTACTCTTCAGCGTCGCGAATCCGCGAACCTGTGGGAGCAGTTCTGCAACTGGATCACCTCCACCGACAACCGCCTCTACATCGGCTGGTTCGGCGTTCTGATGATCCCCACCCTGCTGGCTGCTGCTACTTGCTACATCATCGCTTTCATCGCTGCTCCTCCCGTGGACATCGATGGTATCCGTGAACCCGTCGCTGGTTCTCTGATCTACGGCAACAACATCATTACCGGTGCTGTCGTTCCTTCCTCGAACGCGATCGGTCTGCACTTCTACCCCATCTGGGAAGCGGCTTCTCTCGACGAGTGGCTGTACAACGGTGGTCCCTACCAACTGGTGGTGTTCCACTTCCTGATCGGCGTGTTCTGCTACATGGGTCGTGAGTGGGAACTGTCGTACCGTCTGGGTATGCGCCCCTGGATCTGTGTGGCTTACTCCGCTCCTGTGGCTGCTGCAACGGCTGTGTTCCTGATCTACCCGATCGGACAGGGTTCGTTCTCGGATGGGATGCCCCTGGGTATCTCTGGCACGTTCAACTTCATGTTCGTGTTCCAGGCAGAGCACAACATCCTGATGCACCCCTTCCACATGCTGGGTGTGGCGGGTGTGTTCGGTGGCTCTCTGTTCTCTGCAATGCACGGTTCCTTGGTGACGTCTTCGCTGGTGCGTGAGACGACCGAGACCGAGTCGCAGAACTACGGCTACAAGTTCGGACAAGAAGAAGAGACCTACAACATCGTGGCAGCCCACGGCTACTTCGGTCGTCTCATCTTCCAATATGCTTCGTTCAACAACTCTCGTGCACTGCACTTCTTCCTGGGTGCATGGCCTGTAATCGGGATTTGGTTCACGGCGCTGGGCATCAGCACGATGGCGTTCAACCTGAACGGGTTCAACTTCAACCAGAGCATCCTGGATTCTCAGGGTCGTGTAGTGAACACCTGGGCAGACGTACTGAACCGTGCGAACCTGGGTATGGAAGTGATGCACGAGCGCAATGCCCACAACTTCCCGCTTGACCTGGCTGCTGGCGAGGCTGCTCCTGTGGCGCTGACCGCTCCTGCCATCAACGGCTAA
- a CDS encoding ABC transporter permease, with translation MNGLIELDLVRMGFALGLVLIAIALSAWQRLGLAWNLAIATGRTIVQLTAVGYMLEIVFALNNPIAVLLIIAVMAAIAAVVARNRISKKIPALLPIAGGSILLTTALTLAYVNLLVLRPDPWFEPQYLVPLAGILLGGAMNSATIGGERFVSTLNNSRQDIETHLSLGATPQQATAVYRREAIKAGLIPTLNQMLIVGIVTLPGTITGQLLSGVSPLNAAAYQMLIMFILAFATLCATSLLVQGLDRQFFNQSAQLISY, from the coding sequence ATGAATGGATTAATCGAGCTAGATCTGGTCAGAATGGGGTTCGCCCTGGGACTGGTACTGATTGCGATCGCCCTCTCTGCATGGCAACGACTGGGTCTAGCCTGGAATCTAGCAATTGCGACGGGACGCACGATCGTCCAACTCACAGCAGTTGGCTATATGCTGGAAATTGTGTTTGCGCTGAATAATCCGATCGCCGTACTGCTAATTATTGCGGTGATGGCGGCGATCGCGGCAGTGGTAGCACGCAACCGGATCAGCAAAAAAATTCCGGCACTTCTGCCGATCGCAGGCGGATCAATTCTGCTTACAACGGCTCTGACACTGGCGTATGTGAATTTGCTGGTACTGCGTCCCGATCCCTGGTTTGAGCCGCAATACCTTGTGCCGCTAGCGGGAATTTTGTTAGGCGGTGCGATGAATAGTGCAACGATCGGCGGCGAACGGTTTGTCAGTACGTTAAACAATAGCCGTCAGGACATCGAAACCCATTTGAGCCTGGGGGCAACCCCGCAGCAGGCAACCGCTGTCTACCGTCGGGAAGCGATCAAAGCCGGACTAATTCCCACCCTGAACCAAATGCTCATCGTCGGGATTGTCACACTGCCAGGAACGATCACCGGACAGCTTCTTAGCGGCGTGAGTCCCCTCAATGCTGCCGCCTACCAAATGCTGATTATGTTTATTCTGGCGTTCGCGACTCTTTGCGCGACTTCTCTGCTGGTTCAGGGACTCGATCGCCAGTTTTTTAATCAATCGGCGCAGTTGATTAGCTATTGA
- a CDS encoding histidine triad nucleotide-binding protein, whose protein sequence is MTETSDTIFSKIIRREIPADIVYEDDLCLAFKDVNPQAPVHVLVIPKQPIAKLADAESEDHKLMGHLLLTVKRVAEQLGLTNGYRVVINTGEDGGQTVYHLHLHLLGGRPMGWPPG, encoded by the coding sequence ATGACGGAAACTTCTGACACGATATTTAGCAAAATTATTCGGCGTGAAATTCCTGCCGATATTGTCTATGAAGATGACCTTTGCCTCGCCTTCAAAGACGTTAATCCCCAGGCTCCCGTTCACGTTCTGGTGATTCCCAAACAGCCGATCGCCAAACTCGCAGATGCGGAATCCGAAGACCATAAACTCATGGGACATCTGCTGCTGACAGTTAAGCGCGTGGCAGAGCAGTTGGGCTTAACAAACGGCTACCGCGTGGTCATTAACACAGGCGAGGATGGCGGACAGACGGTTTACCACCTGCATCTCCACTTGCTGGGCGGTCGTCCGATGGGCTGGCCTCCCGGTTGA
- a CDS encoding DUF4864 domain-containing protein, which produces MNSTDRAAIRAMIERQLQAFQQDDAAGAFAFASPGIQAQCGTPENFMRMVQRGYAPVYRPRSVIFEDLTTIEGMPAQKVMLMSDQGELVMALYLMQQQPDGTWRIHGCLLIPIEGQTPQAWE; this is translated from the coding sequence GTGAATTCAACCGATCGCGCTGCCATTCGTGCCATGATTGAACGCCAGCTTCAAGCCTTCCAGCAGGATGATGCGGCGGGAGCCTTTGCCTTTGCCAGTCCCGGCATTCAAGCACAGTGCGGCACACCCGAAAACTTTATGCGAATGGTGCAGCGTGGCTATGCTCCGGTCTACCGTCCGCGATCGGTGATTTTTGAAGACCTGACGACGATCGAAGGAATGCCCGCCCAAAAAGTGATGCTCATGAGCGACCAGGGCGAACTGGTGATGGCACTTTACCTGATGCAGCAGCAGCCCGACGGTACTTGGAGAATTCACGGCTGTTTGCTGATTCCGATCGAAGGGCAAACCCCACAAGCCTGGGAATAG
- a CDS encoding GAF domain-containing sensor histidine kinase, with product MTLPSDRSPSTESVHPGTLQRIDEAAVPAADLVFIQDGSGQYLSFYWRDADRYGLKLDQMIGKPVEVAFEAFKPIAMAPYLERIRQVLSDLIPLRFEYSFEVNHPHRTFELTFELTVSPILMPHSTATSVLVMGNLLRAATGEPAPERITRSKPMRLSLHAAYPTVHSSSDQSNQTGQEQIALHSDQKRLTELIWKIRRTLDLETIWQQTVAGLGEAFGASRCLICPYMRGQDVVVAAAEYCQPELSSLLDRSLSIVEEAYLGQALTTLKPIACSDAGNLEGEPSSIMAIAACYQDQPNGLIILYQTDRGRVWSEFELDLLREIADQVGTGIAHASLYAESQNLAFQLQRVNDNLMQKHQELEEARQQAEAASRLKSEFLANTSHELRTPLNGVIGFLKLIMDGMADDPAEQTQFLQEAHRSAIHLLDVINDILDIAKIEAGKMQLDLNPIPLDELLNDVLRKTRPQAQQKNLSFEIRTPETRDEVILHGNYQRLLQVMLNLVGNAIKFTHEGGVTISAEVISQKAISTEEERRPGIVKISVADTGIGVSLEKQDKLFQSFSQVDGSRTRQYGGTGLGLAISQKLVEAMGGEVNFYSMGEGLGSTVTFTVPLFQDPLMVTAPLPDTANLLL from the coding sequence ATGACTCTGCCTAGCGATCGTTCTCCTTCTACCGAGTCAGTCCATCCGGGTACGCTCCAAAGAATTGACGAGGCTGCTGTTCCGGCTGCTGATCTGGTATTTATCCAGGACGGCTCAGGTCAGTACTTGTCGTTTTACTGGCGCGATGCCGATCGCTATGGGCTGAAGCTGGATCAGATGATTGGCAAGCCTGTTGAGGTTGCATTTGAAGCATTTAAGCCGATCGCGATGGCTCCCTACCTGGAGCGAATTCGTCAGGTGTTGAGCGATCTGATTCCGTTGCGGTTTGAGTACTCCTTTGAGGTGAACCACCCCCATCGCACGTTTGAACTCACGTTTGAGCTGACGGTTAGCCCAATCCTGATGCCCCATAGCACTGCAACCAGTGTGCTGGTAATGGGAAATCTGCTTCGTGCTGCAACCGGGGAGCCTGCGCCAGAACGCATAACCCGATCGAAGCCAATGCGGTTATCCCTTCATGCAGCTTATCCTACGGTTCATAGTTCCTCAGATCAATCAAATCAAACAGGGCAAGAGCAAATAGCCCTCCATAGTGACCAGAAACGCCTGACGGAACTCATCTGGAAAATTCGCCGAACCCTCGACCTGGAAACCATTTGGCAGCAGACTGTAGCAGGCTTGGGAGAAGCGTTTGGGGCCAGTCGCTGCTTGATCTGTCCCTATATGCGCGGACAGGATGTGGTGGTAGCCGCCGCAGAGTATTGTCAGCCCGAATTGTCTTCCCTGCTCGATCGTTCCCTTTCGATCGTGGAGGAAGCCTACCTTGGTCAGGCTCTAACCACTTTGAAGCCCATTGCCTGTAGCGATGCTGGGAATTTGGAAGGTGAACCGTCTTCTATTATGGCGATCGCCGCCTGCTACCAGGATCAGCCCAATGGTTTGATTATTCTCTACCAGACTGACCGAGGGCGGGTCTGGAGTGAGTTTGAACTGGACTTGCTGCGCGAGATCGCGGATCAGGTGGGCACCGGGATCGCCCATGCCTCACTTTATGCTGAAAGTCAAAATCTGGCATTCCAGCTTCAGCGAGTCAACGATAACCTGATGCAAAAACACCAGGAACTCGAAGAAGCCCGCCAGCAGGCAGAAGCTGCCTCGCGACTCAAGAGCGAATTTCTTGCCAATACCTCCCACGAGCTACGAACACCCTTAAATGGCGTGATTGGCTTCCTGAAGCTGATTATGGACGGGATGGCGGATGATCCCGCTGAACAAACCCAATTTCTCCAGGAGGCACATCGATCGGCGATTCATCTGCTGGATGTCATTAACGACATTCTGGACATTGCCAAGATTGAGGCAGGCAAAATGCAGCTTGACCTCAACCCTATTCCGCTAGATGAACTGCTAAACGATGTGCTGCGGAAAACCCGACCCCAAGCGCAGCAAAAAAATTTGAGCTTTGAAATTCGCACCCCAGAAACCCGTGATGAGGTCATTCTTCACGGCAACTATCAACGGCTACTTCAGGTGATGCTCAATCTGGTGGGTAACGCAATCAAGTTTACTCACGAAGGCGGAGTAACGATCAGCGCAGAAGTGATCTCGCAAAAAGCAATTTCCACGGAAGAGGAGCGTCGTCCAGGGATCGTTAAAATCAGCGTTGCAGATACGGGAATTGGTGTCTCACTGGAAAAGCAGGATAAGCTGTTTCAGTCCTTCAGCCAGGTAGATGGCTCGCGCACCCGGCAGTACGGAGGGACAGGGCTGGGATTAGCGATTTCCCAAAAACTGGTCGAGGCAATGGGCGGGGAAGTCAATTTCTACAGTATGGGCGAGGGGCTGGGTTCAACCGTGACGTTCACCGTCCCCCTCTTTCAAGATCCCCTGATGGTAACTGCTCCCTTACCCGACACGGCAAATTTACTGCTGTAG
- a CDS encoding DUF4864 domain-containing protein, with amino-acid sequence MNSTDRAAIRAMIERQLQAFQQDDAAGAFAFASPGIQAQCGTPENFMRMVQRGYAPVYRPRSVEFTRFDDLQLKITCP; translated from the coding sequence GTGAATTCAACCGATCGCGCTGCCATTCGTGCCATGATTGAACGCCAGCTTCAAGCCTTCCAGCAGGATGATGCGGCGGGAGCCTTTGCCTTTGCCAGTCCCGGCATTCAAGCACAGTGCGGCACACCCGAAAACTTTATGCGAATGGTGCAGCGTGGCTATGCTCCGGTCTACCGTCCGCGATCGGTTGAATTCACTCGCTTTGACGACCTTCAGTTGAAAATAACTTGCCCTTAA
- a CDS encoding DUF4126 domain-containing protein codes for MIEVFAALALSTAAGMRIALPLLLIGLLYSDNLWANMPLLSQIPPRIVLGVLVSWSIAELFLSKGRLGQRVLQIVQLVCSPIVGAIVCISVARTATFPGWFTVLMGTLGGLIALVLQLVQVGWFYRLRGLPIWMIFVQDFLCVLLVLLAFDAPTQGGIIALLLLWLIIRSSSGWRRWYQAQARPSDRKNPRRYKQDPD; via the coding sequence ATGATCGAGGTTTTTGCTGCCCTTGCTCTATCGACGGCGGCAGGGATGAGAATCGCGCTCCCCCTGTTGCTCATTGGCTTGCTCTACAGCGACAACCTCTGGGCAAATATGCCGCTGCTCTCCCAAATTCCTCCCCGAATTGTGCTGGGTGTCCTGGTTAGCTGGTCGATCGCAGAGCTGTTTCTTTCCAAGGGGAGGCTGGGACAGCGAGTTCTGCAAATTGTGCAGCTAGTTTGTAGCCCTATTGTTGGCGCGATCGTCTGTATTAGCGTGGCTCGGACGGCAACATTTCCCGGCTGGTTCACTGTATTGATGGGAACGCTGGGTGGATTGATTGCGCTAGTGCTGCAACTGGTGCAGGTCGGCTGGTTCTATCGATTAAGAGGACTGCCAATATGGATGATTTTCGTCCAGGACTTCCTGTGTGTTTTGCTTGTCTTGCTTGCCTTTGATGCCCCAACCCAGGGCGGAATTATTGCGCTGCTGTTACTCTGGCTAATTATTCGCAGTTCTTCCGGTTGGCGAAGGTGGTATCAGGCACAGGCAAGACCGAGCGATCGCAAAAATCCTCGTCGCTACAAGCAAGACCCGGATTGA
- a CDS encoding DUF6924 domain-containing protein has product MQPLPNSENALVLRTDFSDDVVWEKICEAIQQPDPVLGFQAYVEFLDDRQYECISVNELPALLPSGPNYLFMFIVDRITVAHSEHPVLVLNLETRPAQTFRTIPSQMWAVENNLSIANMDFEEFTNAVDSDGIFRGFPIQ; this is encoded by the coding sequence TTGCAGCCTCTTCCAAACTCTGAGAATGCGCTGGTACTGCGAACAGACTTTAGCGATGATGTCGTTTGGGAAAAAATTTGTGAGGCAATTCAGCAGCCCGATCCCGTTCTGGGATTTCAAGCCTACGTGGAGTTTTTGGACGATCGCCAATATGAATGCATTTCCGTGAACGAGCTGCCCGCCCTTCTACCTTCAGGACCCAATTACCTATTTATGTTCATCGTCGATCGCATAACAGTTGCCCATTCCGAACATCCAGTTCTGGTGCTGAATCTAGAAACGCGCCCAGCTCAAACCTTTCGCACTATACCGTCTCAGATGTGGGCCGTTGAGAATAATTTGTCGATCGCCAACATGGACTTTGAGGAATTCACTAATGCAGTCGATTCGGACGGCATCTTTCGCGGTTTCCCAATTCAGTAG
- a CDS encoding calcium-binding protein yields the protein MLGAEFSHQTQAGNLSGDIVLLQDNISPSSDFSFSRNRSLQLNPLPAEGLSRSANRSITGNRLDNKLTGTTGNDRIRGLGGNDRIRGLGGADWISGDQGNDRLLGGAGDDRLLGGSGNNQLSGETGNDQLIGGKGNDRLLGGSGADILTGNGGTDQLTGGANSDRFVLRSGSAQITKASVITDFNVGEDSLDFGSIPAQKIRLIAGTGNLTGNLTGSTIVQNPAGETLAILRSVRADSLTVTLLETPPSAPISPSPAPLPTPSPAPISSIRSSTVAKFSPNDSEATIAATGATKITVGTQTIYIGMQQVTSINQNPIVASFDSTNPANRWVKTNYEVTGADGRGYGLFWSGSNLYAMFSVDGTQGTPDQDFRRASSGAVQPWLRSYGRGGGPKVAVIARLNPATGEMTEAAYLSAVLSSGNSNSLEITGITQNSAGNLVVSANSWFAPRRPDGTAMTQTTPGSSPFNYTVEMTSDLRSVVSTSAIGWT from the coding sequence ATGCTTGGAGCAGAGTTCTCCCATCAGACGCAGGCAGGTAATCTGTCCGGCGATATCGTGCTTCTACAGGACAACATCAGCCCGTCTTCCGACTTCTCGTTCTCTCGAAACCGATCGCTCCAACTCAATCCCTTACCTGCTGAAGGGCTTTCCCGATCGGCTAACCGTTCCATTACAGGCAATCGCCTAGACAACAAACTAACTGGAACCACCGGAAACGATCGCATTCGGGGACTAGGTGGAAACGATCGCATTCGGGGCTTAGGCGGTGCAGACTGGATTTCTGGCGATCAGGGAAACGATCGACTCTTGGGCGGAGCGGGAGACGATCGCTTACTGGGCGGCAGCGGCAATAATCAGCTGTCGGGCGAAACAGGCAATGATCAATTAATAGGAGGCAAAGGCAACGATCGGCTACTCGGCGGCTCCGGTGCAGATATTTTGACGGGCAACGGCGGCACTGATCAGCTGACGGGCGGCGCAAATAGCGATCGATTTGTGCTGCGATCGGGCAGTGCCCAGATTACAAAAGCCAGCGTGATTACCGATTTTAACGTGGGTGAAGACAGCCTCGACTTTGGCTCAATCCCCGCTCAGAAAATCCGCCTGATTGCCGGAACCGGAAATTTAACCGGAAATTTAACCGGAAGTACGATCGTCCAGAATCCTGCTGGAGAAACCCTAGCAATCCTCAGGAGCGTTCGCGCCGACAGCCTGACCGTCACCCTACTTGAAACTCCTCCGTCTGCCCCTATTTCCCCCTCCCCTGCTCCCCTGCCCACTCCCTCCCCTGCCCCCATCTCCTCAATCCGATCCAGCACCGTTGCTAAGTTCTCTCCGAACGACAGTGAAGCCACGATCGCCGCTACAGGAGCCACCAAAATCACGGTCGGCACTCAAACGATCTACATTGGGATGCAGCAGGTAACGAGCATTAATCAGAATCCGATCGTCGCTAGCTTCGACAGCACTAATCCCGCAAACCGCTGGGTGAAAACAAACTATGAAGTCACAGGGGCAGACGGGCGGGGCTATGGCTTGTTCTGGAGCGGCAGCAATCTCTACGCGATGTTCAGCGTCGATGGCACTCAGGGCACTCCTGATCAGGACTTCCGCCGAGCTAGCAGCGGGGCAGTTCAGCCGTGGCTTCGCAGTTATGGAAGAGGAGGCGGTCCCAAAGTCGCCGTGATCGCCCGCTTGAATCCGGCAACAGGGGAAATGACTGAAGCAGCTTACCTCTCAGCAGTGCTGAGCAGCGGCAATTCCAACAGTCTGGAAATTACGGGCATTACCCAGAACAGCGCAGGCAATCTGGTCGTCAGCGCAAATTCCTGGTTCGCTCCGCGTCGCCCCGATGGAACCGCAATGACCCAAACCACTCCCGGCAGTTCGCCGTTTAACTACACCGTGGAAATGACCTCTGATTTGCGATCGGTCGTCAGCACATCAGCGATCGGCTGGACGTAA